Proteins co-encoded in one Ruegeria sp. YS9 genomic window:
- the ggt gene encoding gamma-glutamyltransferase yields MRRVSVLLLTAFCFAAPGFAQEAADAVAPETATEGQVQAMTDEVIAALEAKLDGVPVTSQNWMVAAANPLAVEAGARVLRAGGSAADAMVAVQVVLGLVEPQSSGLGGGAFLVWYDAATGQITTLDGRETAPLAATPTLFQDENGEPLKFFDAVVGGLSVGTPGTPALLEEAHRRWGRSSWPGLFADGIRLADEGFLVSPRLASLVEKDAERLSRFPETAAYFLPGGAPLQQGQRLMNPAYAETLRVLASDGAAGFYGGEIAADIVRTVRNASGNPGVLSGADLALYQVIEREPVCAEYRAYEVCGMGPPSSGALTVGQILGMLNSHDLAAMGPESAEAWRLIGDASRLAFADRGRYMADSDFVPMPTKGLVDPAYLSQRAELLNTEGALAEVGPGQPEFDHALNWADDVSLELPSTSHISIVDGYGNVLSMTTTIENGFGSRLMTNGFLLNNEMTDFSFKTHSNGVPIANRLEPGKRPRSSMSPTIVMQDGTPVLAIGSPGGSRIIGYVAKSIIAWADWGMDVQQAVSLPHLVNRFGTYDVEAGTSAEGFSDGLTQFGFEVNPRDLTSGLHAIEIGEGLSGGADPRREGIALGE; encoded by the coding sequence ATGAGACGTGTTTCAGTTCTACTGCTTACTGCATTTTGTTTTGCAGCTCCGGGGTTCGCTCAGGAAGCGGCCGATGCCGTTGCGCCGGAAACGGCCACGGAAGGGCAGGTACAGGCCATGACCGACGAGGTCATCGCGGCGCTCGAGGCCAAGCTGGATGGCGTTCCGGTCACGTCCCAGAACTGGATGGTCGCCGCGGCCAACCCGCTGGCGGTGGAAGCCGGCGCCAGAGTATTGCGCGCAGGTGGGTCTGCCGCAGACGCCATGGTTGCGGTGCAGGTCGTGCTGGGCCTGGTCGAGCCTCAATCCTCGGGCTTGGGCGGCGGTGCGTTTCTGGTCTGGTACGATGCAGCGACCGGTCAGATCACAACTCTGGACGGGCGTGAAACGGCGCCGCTGGCGGCCACGCCGACCTTGTTTCAGGACGAAAATGGTGAACCGCTGAAATTCTTCGATGCGGTCGTCGGTGGGCTGTCTGTGGGGACGCCGGGCACACCTGCCTTGCTGGAAGAGGCGCATCGCCGCTGGGGGCGTTCCTCGTGGCCTGGTTTGTTTGCCGATGGAATAAGGTTGGCGGATGAAGGCTTTCTGGTGTCCCCGCGTCTGGCCAGCCTTGTCGAAAAAGATGCCGAGCGTTTGTCGCGCTTTCCGGAAACGGCCGCGTATTTTCTGCCGGGGGGCGCACCGCTGCAACAGGGGCAGCGCCTGATGAACCCGGCTTATGCCGAAACATTGCGTGTGCTGGCCAGTGACGGGGCGGCCGGATTCTACGGCGGTGAGATTGCCGCGGATATCGTGCGCACGGTTCGCAACGCTTCGGGCAATCCCGGTGTTCTGTCCGGTGCGGATCTTGCGCTGTATCAGGTGATCGAGCGCGAGCCGGTTTGCGCAGAATACCGCGCCTATGAAGTCTGCGGCATGGGCCCGCCGTCGTCGGGTGCACTGACCGTGGGGCAAATTCTGGGGATGCTGAACAGCCATGATCTGGCGGCCATGGGGCCGGAAAGCGCCGAGGCTTGGCGGCTGATCGGAGACGCTTCGCGCCTCGCCTTTGCGGACCGGGGCCGCTACATGGCCGACAGCGATTTCGTACCGATGCCGACCAAGGGGCTGGTTGATCCGGCCTACCTGTCGCAACGTGCTGAATTGCTGAACACTGAAGGCGCGCTGGCAGAGGTCGGACCGGGGCAACCAGAATTCGATCACGCGCTGAACTGGGCGGATGACGTGTCGCTGGAATTGCCTTCGACCTCGCATATCTCGATCGTCGACGGCTATGGCAACGTGCTGTCGATGACCACGACCATCGAGAACGGCTTTGGTTCACGCCTGATGACAAACGGGTTCCTTCTGAACAACGAAATGACGGATTTTTCGTTCAAGACCCACAGTAACGGCGTGCCGATCGCCAACCGGCTGGAGCCCGGAAAACGCCCGCGTTCCTCCATGAGCCCAACCATCGTGATGCAGGATGGCACACCGGTTTTGGCCATTGGTTCTCCGGGCGGCAGTCGGATCATCGGCTATGTGGCCAAATCGATCATCGCCTGGGCCGACTGGGGCATGGATGTGCAACAAGCCGTGTCGCTGCCGCATCTCGTCAATCGTTTCGGGACGTATGATGTCGAGGCCGGGACCTCTGCCGAAGGCTTTTCCGACGGGCTGACTCAGTTTGGGTTCGAGGTAAACCCGCGTGACCTGACATCTGGCCTTCACGCCATCGAAATCGGCGAAGGGCTGAGCGGTGGCGCTGACCCCCGTCGCGAAGGTATCGCGCTGGGCGAATAG
- a CDS encoding SH3 domain-containing protein: MFGAWAAFADVKRGPVTNLPLPRYVSMKAAEGNVRRGPSLTHRIDWVFKRRGMPLQVTAEYGNWRRVQDRDGAGGWVHYALLSGVRTVLVEAEMLPVYARPDPTSPVNAHFESGVVARLGTCSLDWCQISAGGYRGWTLKSNLWGVDPSEVRE; the protein is encoded by the coding sequence ATGTTCGGCGCATGGGCTGCGTTTGCCGACGTGAAACGTGGACCGGTCACCAACCTCCCCCTGCCCCGTTATGTCTCGATGAAAGCGGCCGAAGGCAACGTAAGACGCGGACCTTCTTTGACGCATCGAATCGACTGGGTGTTCAAACGGCGCGGAATGCCGCTTCAGGTCACTGCCGAATACGGCAACTGGCGACGGGTTCAGGACCGCGACGGCGCTGGAGGCTGGGTTCACTACGCCCTGTTGTCGGGTGTTCGGACAGTGCTGGTTGAAGCCGAAATGTTGCCTGTCTATGCCCGACCCGATCCGACCTCGCCCGTGAATGCGCATTTCGAATCCGGGGTCGTGGCCCGACTGGGAACCTGTTCGCTGGACTGGTGCCAAATCTCTGCCGGCGGATATCGAGGCTGGACATTGAAATCGAACCTTTGGGGCGTCGACCCGTCCGAGGTTCGCGAATAG
- a CDS encoding D-glycerate dehydrogenase gives MPRERLSVVVTRRLPEAVETRLSELFDVRLREDDTPMTREELVAAVQDADVLVPTVTDAIDGGLLGQAGERLKLIANYGAGVDNIDVSTARQRGILVSNTPGVLTDDTADMTMALILAVTRRIPEGLSVMQQGDWSGWAPTAFLGGRIGGRRLGILGMGRIGQAVARRAKAFGMQVHYHNRRRLHPETEQELEATYWESLDQMVARMDVISVNCPSTPSTFHLMNARRLKLMKPSAVIVNTSRGEVVDENALTRMIRAGEIAGAGLDVYEKGTDVNPRLRQLPNVVLLPHMGSATLEGRVEMGEKVIINIKTFEDGHRPPDQVVPAML, from the coding sequence GTGCCAAGAGAACGTTTGAGTGTTGTCGTTACGCGACGGTTGCCCGAAGCGGTCGAAACACGTTTGAGCGAGTTGTTTGATGTGCGCTTGCGCGAAGATGACACTCCGATGACGCGCGAGGAACTGGTGGCCGCAGTGCAAGACGCCGATGTGCTGGTGCCTACGGTAACTGATGCGATTGATGGCGGTCTGCTGGGCCAGGCGGGCGAACGGCTGAAACTCATTGCCAATTACGGTGCCGGTGTCGACAATATCGACGTGTCCACCGCGCGTCAGCGTGGAATTCTGGTGTCGAACACGCCGGGGGTGCTGACCGATGACACCGCCGACATGACGATGGCCCTGATCCTGGCCGTTACCAGACGCATTCCCGAAGGTCTGAGCGTGATGCAGCAGGGAGATTGGTCCGGCTGGGCGCCCACCGCGTTTCTGGGAGGTCGTATCGGAGGTCGTCGTCTGGGCATTCTGGGCATGGGCCGGATCGGGCAGGCGGTGGCGCGGCGTGCGAAAGCGTTTGGAATGCAGGTCCACTATCACAACCGCCGCAGGCTGCACCCCGAGACCGAGCAGGAGCTGGAGGCAACCTATTGGGAAAGCCTGGATCAGATGGTCGCGCGGATGGATGTGATCTCGGTCAATTGCCCTTCAACGCCGTCGACCTTCCATCTGATGAACGCACGTCGTCTGAAACTGATGAAACCCTCGGCAGTGATCGTAAATACGTCACGTGGCGAAGTCGTGGATGAAAACGCCCTGACCCGGATGATCCGCGCAGGTGAAATTGCGGGGGCGGGGCTGGATGTCTACGAAAAGGGCACTGACGTGAACCCGCGTCTGCGGCAGCTGCCCAATGTGGTTTTGTTGCCTCATATGGGATCGGCAACGCTGGAGGGCCGGGTGGAGATGGGCGAGAAGGTCATCATCAACATCAAGACTTTCGAAGACGGCCACCGCCCGCCGGATCAGGTCGTGCCGGCGATGCTGTAG
- a CDS encoding GFA family protein, giving the protein MDVYEGGCRCGNLRIRASGRPLRVGICHCLDCRKHHGALFYAAAVFPDDRIEVSGEARGYADRFFCPGCGSPVFARSGAEVEVHLGCLDAPDQLTPTYESWVSRREAWLPEFRGMTRYDRDRLVDDAKA; this is encoded by the coding sequence ATGGACGTCTATGAAGGAGGGTGCCGTTGTGGAAATCTGCGCATCAGGGCTTCGGGTCGTCCTCTGCGGGTCGGAATCTGTCACTGTCTGGACTGCCGCAAGCATCATGGCGCTTTGTTCTATGCAGCGGCCGTTTTCCCGGATGACAGAATTGAGGTTTCCGGCGAAGCGCGCGGTTATGCTGACAGGTTCTTCTGCCCGGGCTGCGGCTCTCCGGTCTTTGCGCGCAGCGGAGCTGAAGTTGAAGTGCATCTTGGGTGCCTTGATGCGCCAGACCAGTTGACGCCAACATATGAAAGCTGGGTCTCCCGGCGTGAAGCGTGGTTGCCCGAGTTCCGCGGTATGACCCGTTATGATCGGGATCGATTGGTAGACGACGCAAAGGCTTAA
- a CDS encoding NADPH:quinone reductase, translating to MRAVTYSTFGDPADVLRIQDLPPVPPGPGEVTVELSFSGVNPSDVKARAGTRPGVTEPPFPLIIPHSDGAGVISAVGDGVSASRIGQRVWIWNGQWQRPFGTAASHITLPDAQAVALPDAVSLQTGAILGIPGLTACHAVFSGGRPDGHTILIHGGAGTVGFLAVQLAKWAGARVIATASPRNFDRVREAGADIVIDYASEDLSTEVLDANEGKTIGRIIDVEFGRNIQTNAAVIAENGRINAYGSAQDMTPVFPFGPMMFKAMTLETILIYLLPPDLRANAVKTLHKALADGALTCPVQKVFALEECASAHAMVQDGNRTGAVLIDTK from the coding sequence ATGCGCGCAGTTACATATTCCACCTTCGGAGACCCGGCCGATGTCCTGCGGATACAGGACCTCCCTCCGGTCCCGCCGGGTCCGGGTGAGGTCACGGTTGAGCTGTCCTTTTCCGGGGTGAACCCTTCCGACGTCAAAGCCCGCGCCGGGACCAGACCGGGCGTGACGGAGCCGCCGTTCCCCCTGATCATCCCGCACAGTGACGGCGCTGGTGTAATCTCGGCCGTTGGCGATGGCGTATCCGCATCTCGGATCGGTCAGCGCGTGTGGATCTGGAACGGGCAATGGCAACGCCCTTTCGGCACCGCCGCCAGCCACATCACCCTTCCCGATGCGCAGGCCGTGGCTCTGCCGGATGCAGTGTCGTTGCAGACCGGCGCGATTCTGGGCATCCCCGGTCTCACCGCCTGCCATGCGGTGTTTTCAGGCGGCCGCCCCGATGGGCATACGATCTTGATACACGGTGGCGCGGGCACCGTTGGCTTTCTGGCCGTTCAGCTTGCCAAATGGGCAGGCGCGCGCGTGATCGCGACCGCCAGCCCTCGCAACTTTGACCGGGTCAGGGAAGCCGGCGCAGATATCGTGATTGATTACGCCAGCGAGGATCTTTCCACCGAAGTTCTCGATGCAAATGAAGGGAAGACAATCGGCCGAATCATCGACGTCGAATTCGGCCGGAATATTCAAACAAACGCCGCGGTCATCGCCGAGAACGGTCGCATCAACGCCTATGGGTCCGCGCAGGACATGACCCCCGTGTTTCCGTTCGGACCGATGATGTTCAAAGCCATGACGCTTGAGACCATTTTGATTTACCTTCTTCCGCCGGATCTTCGTGCCAATGCCGTGAAGACCCTTCACAAGGCCTTGGCGGATGGCGCTTTGACCTGCCCTGTTCAAAAGGTTTTTGCACTTGAGGAATGCGCGTCTGCTCATGCAATGGTGCAGGACGGAAACCGGACCGGAGCCGTGTTGATCGACACCAAATGA
- a CDS encoding FAD-binding oxidoreductase: MVQATALPRNETGIETAIGVLKQRFGDRLQTGAAIREQHGHTTTWIENQSPDAVVFPHTSQEVSEIVKTCAAHRVPVIPFGTGTSLEGHVNAPAGGISVDLMQMDKVLAVHAEDLDCVVQPGVTREALNTHLRDQGLFFPIDPGANASLGGMAATRASGTNAVRYGTMRDNVLSLEAVMPDGQIIRTGHRAKKSSAGYDLARLLIGAEGTLGIITELTLRLQGIPEAISSARCSFPSVDAACRAVMMTIQYGIPVARIELLDEMSVQAANAYSGLCLPETPLLLLEFHGSESGAAEQAETFGQIAEEFGGTDFAATSTTEERNKLWQARHDMYWACLQLRPSARGISTDVCVPISRLAECVTSTQQKASDLGLLAPMVGHVGDGNFHSLLLIDMENTEEVAKAEEFVGWLNDLAISMEGTCTGEHGIGQGKMPYLIKELGVATQYMAAIKAALDPENIMNPGKVLAGQS; the protein is encoded by the coding sequence ATGGTGCAGGCGACCGCTTTGCCTCGGAATGAAACAGGTATCGAAACCGCCATAGGCGTTCTGAAACAACGCTTTGGCGACAGGCTGCAAACGGGTGCCGCAATCCGGGAACAGCACGGGCACACCACGACCTGGATCGAAAACCAGAGCCCGGATGCTGTGGTTTTCCCGCATACATCGCAGGAGGTTTCGGAAATCGTCAAAACCTGTGCCGCGCACAGGGTGCCGGTGATCCCATTCGGCACTGGAACGTCGCTGGAAGGGCATGTGAATGCGCCAGCGGGGGGGATCTCGGTCGATCTGATGCAGATGGACAAGGTGCTGGCTGTCCACGCCGAAGATCTGGATTGCGTCGTGCAGCCCGGCGTCACGCGAGAGGCGCTGAACACCCATTTGCGGGATCAGGGGTTGTTCTTTCCGATTGACCCGGGGGCGAATGCCTCGCTGGGCGGTATGGCCGCGACCCGCGCGTCAGGCACCAATGCGGTGCGATACGGAACGATGCGGGACAACGTTCTCAGCCTCGAGGCGGTCATGCCGGACGGCCAGATCATCCGTACCGGTCACAGGGCCAAGAAATCATCGGCCGGGTATGATCTGGCACGCCTTCTGATTGGGGCGGAAGGTACGTTGGGGATCATCACCGAGCTGACTCTGCGGTTGCAGGGTATCCCCGAAGCGATCAGCTCGGCCAGGTGTTCTTTTCCATCGGTCGATGCAGCGTGTCGGGCTGTGATGATGACCATTCAGTATGGCATTCCGGTCGCCCGAATAGAGTTGCTGGATGAAATGTCGGTTCAGGCGGCAAACGCCTATTCCGGGCTATGCCTGCCGGAAACGCCATTGTTGCTGCTTGAATTCCATGGCTCTGAAAGCGGTGCAGCGGAACAGGCTGAAACCTTTGGTCAGATCGCCGAGGAGTTCGGCGGCACGGATTTTGCTGCGACCTCGACCACCGAAGAACGGAACAAGCTTTGGCAGGCGCGCCATGATATGTATTGGGCGTGCCTGCAACTGCGCCCCAGCGCGCGCGGTATTTCAACGGATGTCTGCGTGCCGATCTCGCGTCTGGCGGAATGTGTGACCAGCACCCAACAGAAGGCATCCGATCTTGGTTTGCTCGCGCCAATGGTCGGGCATGTGGGGGATGGGAACTTCCACTCGCTTCTATTGATCGACATGGAAAATACCGAAGAAGTTGCCAAAGCCGAAGAGTTTGTCGGCTGGTTGAATGATCTGGCAATTTCAATGGAAGGCACCTGTACAGGTGAACACGGAATCGGTCAGGGCAAAATGCCTTACCTCATCAAGGAACTGGGCGTTGCCACGCAGTATATGGCGGCGATCAAGGCCGCTCTGGACCCCGAAAATATCATGAATCCCGGCAAGGTTTTGGCGGGCCAATCCTAG